One segment of Thermoanaerobacter kivui DNA contains the following:
- the deoD gene encoding purine-nucleoside phosphorylase, which translates to MSIHIGAKENEIAQTVLLPGDPLRAKYIAENFLEDAKCYNEIRGMYGFTGYYKGKRVSVQGTGMGVPSLSIYVNELITSYNVKNLIRIGTCGALQPDIKLRDIVIAMSSSTDSAINKIRFNGMDYAPTASFKLLKKAYDVAIEQGIQPKVGNILTTDTFYHDDHHSWKLWAKFGVLAVEMETAGLYTLAAKYKVDALTILTVSDSLVTGEATSAEERQKTFMDMVKIALEIAE; encoded by the coding sequence ATGAGCATACACATAGGAGCTAAAGAAAATGAGATTGCTCAGACAGTGCTGTTACCAGGTGACCCGTTGAGGGCAAAATACATAGCCGAAAATTTTCTTGAAGATGCAAAATGCTATAATGAAATTAGAGGTATGTACGGTTTTACAGGGTATTATAAAGGTAAAAGAGTATCAGTCCAGGGTACAGGCATGGGTGTACCTTCTTTGTCTATTTATGTAAACGAGCTTATTACCAGCTATAATGTCAAAAACCTCATTAGAATAGGAACTTGCGGAGCTTTACAGCCAGATATAAAATTAAGGGACATAGTAATCGCTATGAGCTCTTCAACAGATTCTGCAATAAATAAAATTAGATTTAATGGAATGGATTACGCTCCTACTGCAAGTTTTAAGTTGCTCAAAAAGGCTTATGACGTAGCAATAGAACAAGGAATACAACCCAAAGTAGGAAACATTCTCACAACAGACACTTTCTATCATGATGACCATCACAGTTGGAAACTATGGGCAAAATTTGGCGTATTGGCAGTAGAAATGGAAACAGCGGGGCTTTACACGCTTGCAGCGAAATACAAAGTGGATGCACTTACAATATTGACTGTAAGTGACAGTCTAGTTACGGGAGAAGCAACATCTGCAGAGGAAAGACAAAAGACTTTCATGGATATGGTAAAAATTGCCTTGGAAATAGCTGAATAA
- a CDS encoding Nif3-like dinuclear metal center hexameric protein produces MGLKCQTIASMMDKLAPRKLAEEWDNVGLIVGDGSKDVSKVLVALDTTFEVVKEAIEKKVDMIITHHPLIFKPIKNVRTDNPVGSLLIRLIKNDISLYAAHTSFDIAQNGINDILCNVLGIYDREILDVTYSEGYKKIAVYVPEGYEEVVKNAMCSAGAGFIGNYSDCTFQISGLGSFRPLEGTNPFIGEKGRVEKTSEVKIETVVPQKLLEKVIKAMLSVHPYEEVAYDVYPLENIKVEYGLGRIGYITETTLKELALQVKAKLKLSNLRVVGDLEKKIKKVAVCGGSGASLIHKAFFKGADVLITADIGYHDAVEAQHLGLSLIDAGHFGTENIAVRFIAEYIIDETQKQGYEIDVIVSETQKDPFVYL; encoded by the coding sequence ATGGGCTTAAAATGTCAAACAATAGCTTCTATGATGGATAAGCTTGCACCGCGAAAACTTGCTGAAGAATGGGATAACGTTGGATTGATTGTTGGAGACGGCTCCAAAGATGTATCTAAAGTTTTAGTGGCATTAGATACAACTTTTGAAGTTGTTAAAGAAGCAATTGAAAAGAAAGTTGACATGATTATCACTCATCATCCGTTAATTTTTAAGCCTATAAAGAATGTAAGAACTGATAATCCAGTTGGTTCTTTGCTGATCCGACTTATAAAAAACGATATATCTCTTTATGCAGCTCATACCAGTTTTGACATAGCTCAAAATGGAATAAATGATATATTATGCAATGTTTTGGGCATATACGACAGAGAGATTTTAGATGTTACCTATTCAGAAGGTTATAAAAAGATTGCAGTTTATGTGCCAGAAGGCTACGAAGAAGTTGTCAAAAATGCCATGTGTAGTGCGGGAGCAGGTTTTATTGGGAATTACAGCGATTGTACTTTTCAGATTTCAGGATTAGGAAGTTTTAGACCATTGGAAGGGACTAATCCCTTTATTGGAGAAAAAGGGAGAGTTGAAAAGACTTCTGAGGTAAAAATAGAAACGGTAGTTCCACAAAAACTTTTAGAAAAAGTTATTAAGGCGATGTTGAGCGTACACCCTTATGAAGAAGTTGCTTATGATGTATATCCTTTAGAAAATATAAAAGTAGAATATGGGCTTGGAAGGATAGGTTATATAACTGAAACTACTTTGAAAGAGTTAGCTTTGCAAGTTAAAGCAAAACTGAAATTGTCAAATTTGAGAGTGGTAGGAGACCTTGAAAAAAAGATTAAAAAAGTTGCAGTCTGCGGAGGAAGCGGTGCAAGTCTTATTCATAAAGCGTTTTTCAAAGGAGCGGATGTCTTAATAACAGCAGATATTGGTTATCACGATGCTGTGGAAGCTCAACACCTCGGATTGTCTCTAATTGATGCAGGGCATTTTGGAACAGAAAATATTGCAGTTAGGTTTATAGCAGAATATATAATAGATGAAACGCAAAAACAAGGTTATGAAATAGATGTGATTGTAAGTGAAACTCAAAAGGATCCTTTTGTTTATTTGTAA
- a CDS encoding tRNA (adenine(22)-N(1))-methyltransferase: MKLTERLKKIVEYIPYGTKVADIGTDHGFIPVYLIENNIASYVIASDLKSGSLNKAIEEIKKRGLQGFIDTRLGNGLSVLKPHEVEVVVIAGMGGILISQILEESKEIAKTIQRFILQPMRDSDYLRKYLVENGYKIYDEDLVKEKQKYYEILVAEHGRQNIKNDIYYDIGQKLIEKNHPLLKDFVQYKIDKIQRIINKLPKEKKKYNQLKEKLEKFEVLRDGLKMSNNSFYDG; encoded by the coding sequence ATGAAGCTGACTGAGAGATTAAAAAAAATAGTTGAATATATACCTTATGGAACAAAAGTAGCGGACATAGGAACTGACCACGGTTTTATTCCTGTTTACCTTATTGAAAATAACATAGCTTCTTACGTAATAGCTTCTGATTTAAAATCAGGTTCACTGAATAAGGCTATAGAAGAAATAAAAAAGCGCGGATTGCAAGGCTTTATTGATACGAGATTAGGAAATGGGTTGTCTGTTTTAAAGCCTCATGAGGTAGAAGTTGTTGTAATTGCAGGAATGGGTGGAATTTTAATTTCTCAAATACTTGAGGAAAGTAAAGAAATCGCGAAAACCATCCAAAGATTTATATTACAGCCCATGAGAGATTCTGATTATCTGAGAAAGTATCTTGTTGAGAATGGTTATAAAATTTATGATGAAGATTTAGTAAAAGAAAAACAAAAGTATTATGAAATACTTGTAGCAGAACATGGTAGACAAAATATCAAAAATGACATATATTATGATATAGGACAAAAACTCATAGAGAAAAATCATCCTTTGTTAAAAGATTTTGTGCAATACAAAATAGATAAAATTCAGAGAATTATTAATAAACTTCCAAAAGAGAAGAAAAAATATAATCAATTAAAAGAAAAATTAGAGAAATTCGAGGTGTTGAGGGATGGGCTTAAAATGTCAAACAATAGCTTCTATGATGGATAA
- the rpoD gene encoding RNA polymerase sigma factor RpoD: MNNEKLSKEAITELINKGKKTGMLTYNEIMDSLEDIDLNPDQIEKVYDTFEDLGIEIVGEEPRQEEIPEEDLDLDLSLPEGISIDDPVRMYLKEIGKIPLLTPEEEIELAKRIEQGDEEAKKRLIEANLRLVVSIAKRYVGRGMLFLDLIQEGNLGLLKAVEKFDYRKGYKFSTYATWWIRQAITRAIADQARTIRIPVHMVETINKLIRVQRQLLQELGREPTPEELAKEMGMPEEKVREIMKIAQEPVSLETPIGEEEDSHLGDFIPDEDAPAPAEAAAFTMLKEQLMDVLDTLTPREEKVLRLRFGLDDGRARTLEEVGKEFNVTRERIRQIEAKALRKLRHPSRSKKLKDFLD; encoded by the coding sequence ATGAACAACGAAAAATTGTCTAAAGAAGCTATTACAGAGCTTATCAATAAAGGGAAAAAAACTGGGATGCTAACCTACAATGAGATAATGGATTCTTTAGAAGATATTGATTTGAATCCTGACCAAATTGAAAAAGTGTATGATACTTTTGAAGATTTGGGTATAGAGATTGTGGGAGAGGAACCTCGTCAGGAAGAAATACCAGAAGAAGATTTAGACCTTGACCTTTCTCTTCCTGAGGGAATCAGCATAGACGACCCTGTCAGAATGTATTTAAAAGAGATAGGCAAGATTCCTCTTCTCACTCCTGAAGAGGAAATAGAATTAGCCAAAAGAATAGAACAGGGGGATGAAGAAGCTAAAAAAAGGCTTATAGAAGCTAACTTAAGACTTGTAGTGAGCATTGCCAAAAGATATGTAGGAAGAGGAATGCTTTTCCTTGATTTGATACAAGAGGGAAATTTAGGCCTTTTAAAAGCTGTAGAAAAATTTGACTACAGAAAAGGCTATAAATTCAGTACCTATGCCACATGGTGGATAAGGCAGGCTATTACAAGGGCTATTGCGGACCAAGCAAGGACAATAAGAATTCCTGTCCACATGGTAGAAACTATTAACAAATTGATAAGAGTTCAAAGACAACTGTTGCAGGAATTGGGTCGCGAACCTACTCCAGAGGAATTAGCAAAAGAAATGGGTATGCCTGAAGAGAAAGTAAGGGAGATAATGAAGATAGCTCAAGAGCCTGTATCATTAGAAACCCCGATTGGGGAAGAAGAGGATAGCCATCTCGGGGATTTTATACCTGATGAAGATGCACCAGCTCCAGCAGAGGCTGCTGCATTTACAATGCTAAAAGAGCAATTGATGGATGTTCTCGACACTTTAACCCCGAGGGAAGAGAAGGTATTAAGGTTGAGATTTGGACTTGATGATGGTAGAGCAAGGACATTAGAGGAAGTCGGTAAAGAATTTAATGTTACAAGAGAGCGCATAAGACAAATTGAAGCAAAAGCGTTGAGAAAATTGAGACATCCTTCTCGATCTAAAAAATTGAAAGATTTTCTTGATTAA
- the dnaG gene encoding DNA primase has protein sequence MAYSREMIERVIEENDIVDVVSEYVELKKSGREFKGLCPFHREKTPSFSVSPEKQVYHCFGCNASGNVVTFVMNVENLTFKEAIEFLAERAGITLTETYLTEAEYRKKKLIDEIYKVNKLAAMYFYNKLFSEEGRQALAYIKKRGLTESTIKKFGLGYSPSQGDSLLKFLKEKGYSEDFLVKAGLLSKKNNSYYDRFRNRIMFPIIDVKGNVIGFGGRSIADTLPKYLNTPETEVFKKRKTLFAINFAKKSQQDKFIIVEGYMDAISLYQAGIDYVVASLGTALTLDQAKLIKKYKKNVIIAYDSDEAGINATLRGLDILDELNLNIKVLSIPQGKDPDEFIKKEGVEVFTQLIEKADSLIEYKSKIYKKNLNMDSPQDRILYIKKIARDIAKISDEVKKEVYISVAAKIAQIPEDAVRTEISRFVNSKIEKNQKNMYMAGKIRHNIYSSSKISPEKYLIALLLYDNGIYPKIKGRIDSDMFENVKLKPIFDEIIKRLEDGKKTDVNDIVYLLEEETLISEFTDIIRIFYASDDITEQVVNDTINKIIFNNLIKKREKIKEEINKAHIAGNIDAERQLLIELQNCEKEMLKIKNG, from the coding sequence ATGGCTTATTCAAGAGAAATGATCGAGAGGGTAATTGAAGAAAATGACATAGTGGATGTAGTTTCAGAGTACGTAGAATTAAAAAAGTCAGGGAGAGAATTCAAAGGTTTATGCCCTTTTCACCGTGAAAAAACACCATCTTTTAGTGTGAGCCCAGAAAAACAAGTATATCATTGCTTTGGCTGCAATGCCAGCGGAAATGTTGTAACCTTTGTGATGAATGTCGAAAATCTTACTTTTAAAGAAGCTATTGAATTTCTTGCTGAAAGAGCTGGAATAACTCTCACAGAAACTTATCTTACTGAAGCAGAGTATCGAAAAAAAAAGCTTATTGACGAAATATATAAAGTAAATAAATTAGCTGCTATGTACTTTTACAACAAACTTTTTTCGGAAGAAGGGAGACAAGCGTTAGCTTATATAAAAAAAAGAGGATTGACGGAGAGTACTATAAAAAAATTTGGATTAGGGTATTCGCCATCTCAGGGAGATAGTTTGTTAAAATTTCTAAAAGAAAAAGGTTATTCAGAAGATTTTCTTGTTAAAGCAGGACTTTTGTCAAAAAAAAATAATAGTTATTATGATAGATTCAGAAACAGGATAATGTTTCCGATTATAGACGTAAAAGGTAATGTAATAGGATTTGGAGGACGTTCTATAGCTGATACTCTGCCAAAATACTTAAACACTCCCGAGACAGAGGTATTTAAAAAAAGGAAAACGTTGTTTGCAATAAATTTTGCAAAAAAATCTCAACAAGATAAGTTTATAATTGTAGAAGGATATATGGACGCAATCTCCCTTTATCAAGCTGGAATAGACTACGTTGTCGCTTCTTTAGGAACTGCTTTGACGTTGGACCAAGCAAAACTAATAAAAAAATATAAAAAAAATGTCATAATAGCATACGATTCAGATGAGGCAGGCATTAACGCTACCTTAAGGGGGCTTGACATTCTTGATGAATTAAATTTAAATATAAAGGTATTAAGTATACCTCAAGGTAAAGACCCTGATGAGTTTATAAAAAAAGAAGGAGTGGAAGTATTTACTCAACTTATAGAAAAAGCCGATAGTTTAATTGAGTATAAATCAAAAATCTATAAAAAGAATCTCAATATGGATAGCCCTCAAGACAGGATACTTTACATTAAAAAAATTGCAAGAGATATTGCAAAAATTTCTGACGAAGTCAAAAAAGAAGTCTATATTTCTGTTGCAGCGAAAATCGCTCAAATACCTGAGGATGCTGTGAGAACAGAAATTAGTCGTTTTGTCAATAGCAAAATTGAAAAAAATCAAAAAAATATGTATATGGCTGGCAAGATAAGGCATAATATATACAGTAGTAGTAAAATATCACCAGAAAAGTACTTGATTGCTTTGCTTCTTTATGATAACGGTATTTATCCAAAAATTAAAGGTAGAATAGATAGTGATATGTTTGAGAATGTTAAATTAAAGCCAATTTTTGATGAGATAATAAAAAGGTTAGAAGATGGTAAAAAAACAGATGTAAATGATATTGTCTATCTTTTGGAGGAAGAGACTCTTATCTCTGAATTTACTGATATAATCAGAATCTTTTATGCAAGCGATGATATAACAGAGCAAGTCGTCAATGATACTATTAACAAAATCATTTTCAATAATTTAATCAAAAAAAGAGAAAAAATCAAAGAAGAGATAAATAAAGCGCATATTGCTGGAAATATAGATGCTGAAAGGCAATTATTAATAGAATTACAAAATTGTGAAAAGGAGATGCTAAAGATAAAAAATGGCTAA
- a CDS encoding deoxyguanosinetriphosphate triphosphohydrolase: MKIREITEELEYQMLSPYATKSRETRGRDKYEEKCDIRTDFQRDRDRIIHSKAFRRLSHKTQVFISPEGDHYRTRLTHTLEVAQIARTIARALRLNEDLTEAIALGHDLGHTPFGHSGEEVLNRLLKEGFRHNQQSIRVVEILENDGKGLNLTWEVKDGICNHSTSGNPQTLEGQVVQISDKIAYINHDIDDAIRGRVLNPEDLPKDLIQILGDKHSKRIDTMVRDVIANSLGKPCVSMSKEIYEATYSLREFLFEKVYIGSKAKRDEEKAKKVVEQLFYYFYDNVHKMPQEFVRLAEIYGRERAVADYIAGMTDKYALFKYKEIFLPSPWFEQNIF, from the coding sequence ATTAAAATTCGAGAAATTACCGAGGAATTAGAATATCAGATGCTTTCCCCCTATGCGACAAAAAGCCGCGAAACCCGCGGCAGAGATAAATATGAGGAAAAGTGTGACATAAGAACTGATTTCCAAAGGGATAGAGATAGAATTATCCACAGTAAGGCTTTTAGAAGGTTAAGCCATAAAACACAAGTCTTTATTTCTCCAGAAGGTGATCATTACCGCACGAGGCTTACACATACGTTAGAAGTGGCGCAAATTGCTAGAACTATTGCAAGAGCGTTGAGGTTAAACGAAGATTTGACAGAAGCAATAGCATTAGGCCATGATTTGGGACATACTCCTTTTGGACATTCAGGAGAAGAAGTTTTAAATAGGCTTTTAAAGGAAGGCTTTAGACACAATCAGCAAAGTATAAGAGTAGTTGAAATTTTAGAAAATGATGGCAAAGGACTTAATTTAACATGGGAAGTTAAAGATGGAATATGTAACCATTCTACTTCTGGAAATCCTCAGACTTTAGAAGGACAAGTCGTTCAAATTTCTGATAAAATAGCTTATATCAATCATGATATAGATGATGCCATAAGAGGCAGAGTTTTAAATCCCGAAGATTTACCTAAAGATTTGATACAGATTTTGGGAGACAAGCACAGCAAAAGAATAGATACTATGGTAAGAGATGTAATAGCGAATAGTTTGGGGAAACCATGTGTATCAATGAGTAAGGAAATTTATGAAGCAACTTACAGTTTAAGGGAGTTTTTGTTTGAAAAAGTTTACATCGGTTCAAAAGCCAAAAGGGATGAAGAGAAGGCTAAAAAAGTAGTAGAGCAATTGTTCTACTACTTTTACGATAATGTCCATAAGATGCCTCAAGAATTTGTAAGACTTGCTGAAATTTACGGTAGAGAAAGAGCGGTAGCAGATTATATTGCAGGCATGACAGATAAATATGCTTTGTTTAAGTATAAAGAGATTTTCTTGCCAAGTCCATGGTTTGAACAAAATATTTTTTAA
- the secG gene encoding preprotein translocase subunit SecG, with the protein MLKTVLMVIHVLVSLFLIAVILLQKGKSAGISGVIAGGAETFFGKNKARTMEGTLERLTTIGAAVFIILSMVLTLLMAK; encoded by the coding sequence ATGCTAAAAACTGTACTCATGGTTATACACGTTTTAGTTAGTCTTTTCTTAATAGCTGTGATACTTTTGCAAAAAGGTAAAAGTGCAGGCATTTCAGGAGTAATAGCAGGAGGAGCAGAAACCTTCTTTGGTAAAAATAAAGCCCGTACTATGGAGGGAACTTTAGAGAGGCTTACTACCATAGGAGCAGCGGTTTTTATAATTTTGTCTATGGTATTGACGCTATTAATGGCTAAATAA
- the eno gene encoding phosphopyruvate hydratase, whose amino-acid sequence MSSIIDIFAREILDSRGNPTVEVEVELDSGAVGRAAVPSGASTGAFEAVELRDGDKARYLGKGVLKAVQNVNDIIAPELIGMEAQDQVAIDKAMIELDGTPNKSKLGANAILGVSLAVAKAAAEECGLPLYQYLGGVNAKVLPVPMMNILNGGKHADNNVDIQEFMIMPVGAPNFREALRMCSEVYHNLKNVLHSKGLSTTVGDEGGFAPNLTSNEEAIQVILEAIEKAGYVPGEDIALALDPAATEMYKEDGKYHFEGEGIVRTSAEMVDFLEQLVNKYPIVSLEDGLAEEDWDGWKLLTDRLGKKIQIVGDDIFVTNTQRLSKGISMGVANSILIKLNQIGTLTETLDAIEMAKRAGYTAVVSHRSGETEDSTIADLVVGVNAGQIKTGAPARTDRVVKYNQLLRIEEVLGNTAQYLGKNAFYNVKK is encoded by the coding sequence ATGTCATCAATAATTGATATTTTTGCGAGAGAAATACTTGATTCAAGGGGAAATCCCACAGTTGAAGTGGAAGTAGAATTAGATAGCGGTGCAGTAGGAAGAGCTGCTGTACCTTCAGGAGCTTCTACAGGTGCTTTTGAAGCAGTTGAATTAAGAGATGGAGACAAAGCAAGATATTTAGGAAAAGGCGTATTGAAAGCTGTTCAAAATGTCAATGATATCATTGCTCCAGAACTAATTGGAATGGAGGCACAAGACCAAGTCGCTATCGACAAAGCGATGATTGAATTGGATGGAACTCCTAATAAAAGCAAATTAGGGGCAAACGCAATTTTAGGGGTATCACTAGCAGTGGCAAAGGCAGCAGCTGAGGAATGTGGTTTACCTTTGTATCAATACCTTGGCGGTGTCAATGCAAAAGTACTTCCTGTACCTATGATGAACATATTAAACGGAGGTAAACACGCCGACAACAATGTAGACATCCAAGAATTTATGATAATGCCTGTTGGTGCTCCAAACTTCCGTGAAGCATTAAGAATGTGTTCAGAAGTTTATCACAATTTGAAAAATGTTTTACATTCTAAAGGATTAAGCACTACAGTTGGAGATGAAGGAGGATTTGCACCTAACCTTACATCAAACGAAGAGGCAATTCAGGTGATTCTTGAAGCTATAGAGAAAGCTGGATATGTTCCAGGAGAAGATATAGCATTAGCATTGGACCCTGCAGCTACTGAAATGTACAAAGAAGATGGGAAATACCATTTTGAGGGTGAGGGAATTGTAAGGACATCTGCTGAAATGGTAGATTTCTTAGAACAGCTTGTAAATAAATATCCTATCGTCTCTCTTGAAGATGGACTTGCTGAAGAAGATTGGGATGGATGGAAACTCTTGACCGACAGGCTCGGTAAAAAAATTCAAATTGTCGGTGACGATATATTTGTAACAAATACTCAAAGACTTTCAAAAGGTATAAGCATGGGAGTTGCAAATTCAATACTCATAAAACTTAATCAAATAGGAACATTAACAGAAACACTTGACGCTATTGAAATGGCAAAAAGAGCAGGTTACACAGCTGTTGTGTCTCACCGCTCAGGAGAGACAGAAGATTCTACAATTGCAGACCTTGTAGTTGGAGTAAATGCAGGGCAAATTAAAACGGGAGCACCTGCAAGAACTGACAGAGTTGTTAAGTACAATCAACTTTTAAGAATTGAAGAGGTTTTAGGAAATACAGCCCAATATCTTGGTAAAAATGCTTTTTACAACGTAAAAAAGTAA
- the gpmI gene encoding 2,3-bisphosphoglycerate-independent phosphoglycerate mutase, which translates to MPEKLVMLVILDGFGLSDKKEGNAVYLANTPNLDFYFKKYPHTTLSASGLAVGLPEGQMGNSEVGHLNIGAGRIVYQELTRISKDIKEGTFFLKKEFLDAIENVKKNNSKLHLFGLLSDGGVHSHITHSFALMKLAKDQGLEEVYVHAFLDGRDVPPACAKEYIKQFEEESNRLAIGKIATISGRYYAMDRDKRWERTKKAYDAIVLGRGVYANSPMEAIDIAYSKDQTDEFVEPTVILENGRPVATVDAGDSIIFFNFRPDRARQLTRSFVEEVFNHFEREKGYLPVFFVSMTQYDDTFKNIHVAYKPEKLENTLGEYLSKKGLKQLRIAETEKYAHVTFFFNGGVEEPNEGEERILIPSPKVATYDLKPEMSAYEVTDTVIPKIKSNQYGFILLNFANPDMVGHTGVLNAAIKAIEAIDECLGRIVNAVQSVGGTIIITADHGNAEEMIDHNTKEPQTAHTTNPVPFIVIGEGDIDLRKDGILADIAPTVLDIMKLSIPQEMTGKSLIIGRK; encoded by the coding sequence ATGCCTGAAAAATTAGTGATGCTAGTTATACTGGATGGATTTGGACTATCAGACAAAAAAGAAGGCAATGCAGTATATTTAGCAAATACCCCAAATTTAGACTTTTATTTTAAAAAATATCCTCACACAACTCTTTCAGCCAGTGGCCTTGCAGTAGGACTTCCTGAAGGACAAATGGGAAATTCAGAAGTAGGACATTTAAACATCGGTGCTGGAAGAATTGTATATCAAGAACTTACAAGGATTAGCAAAGACATAAAGGAAGGAACATTCTTCCTCAAAAAAGAGTTTTTAGATGCGATAGAAAATGTAAAGAAAAACAACTCAAAGCTACATCTTTTTGGTCTTTTGTCAGATGGAGGGGTTCACAGCCACATAACTCATTCGTTCGCTCTTATGAAGCTTGCAAAAGACCAAGGATTAGAAGAAGTATATGTTCATGCTTTTTTGGACGGGAGAGATGTTCCACCCGCTTGTGCAAAGGAATATATAAAGCAGTTTGAAGAAGAGTCCAACAGGCTTGCCATAGGGAAAATTGCTACAATTTCCGGAAGATACTATGCGATGGACAGAGACAAAAGGTGGGAGAGAACTAAAAAGGCTTATGACGCGATAGTTTTAGGTAGAGGGGTTTATGCCAATTCTCCAATGGAAGCAATAGATATTGCTTATTCAAAAGACCAAACTGACGAATTTGTTGAGCCGACTGTTATTCTTGAAAATGGCAGACCTGTTGCAACTGTCGATGCAGGAGATTCTATAATCTTCTTTAATTTTAGGCCAGATAGAGCGCGGCAGCTTACAAGGTCTTTTGTGGAGGAAGTATTTAACCATTTTGAGAGAGAAAAAGGATATTTGCCTGTGTTCTTTGTCTCTATGACGCAGTATGATGATACATTTAAAAACATCCATGTTGCGTATAAGCCTGAAAAATTAGAAAATACTCTTGGTGAATACCTAAGCAAAAAAGGATTAAAACAATTGAGGATTGCAGAGACAGAGAAATACGCTCATGTCACTTTCTTTTTCAACGGTGGTGTGGAAGAGCCTAATGAAGGGGAAGAAAGAATTTTAATTCCTTCACCTAAAGTGGCTACATACGATTTAAAGCCAGAGATGAGCGCCTATGAAGTTACAGATACTGTAATACCGAAGATAAAATCTAATCAATATGGTTTTATCCTTCTGAATTTTGCAAATCCAGATATGGTAGGACATACTGGAGTTTTAAATGCTGCTATAAAGGCAATTGAAGCAATAGACGAATGCTTAGGAAGAATAGTGAATGCTGTACAAAGTGTGGGCGGGACGATAATTATAACTGCAGACCACGGCAATGCAGAAGAAATGATAGACCATAATACAAAAGAACCACAAACTGCCCATACTACAAATCCAGTTCCTTTTATAGTGATAGGTGAAGGAGATATTGATTTGAGAAAAGACGGTATATTAGCCGATATTGCTCCAACTGTATTAGACATAATGAAATTGTCTATACCTCAAGAGATGACAGGTAAATCTTTAATCATTGGAAGAAAATAA
- the tpiA gene encoding triose-phosphate isomerase, with product MRRPIIAGNWKMHMTPSEAVKLVQELIPLVKDAKAEVVVIPPFVDLTEVSKVIQGTNILLGAQNMFWEEKGAYTGEISPLMLKEIGVKYVIIGHSERRQYFGETDEMVNKKVLSALSHGLNPIVCVGESLSQREEGKTYDVVLSQTKEALKGVSKEDIANVVIAYEPIWAIGTGKTATAKDANEVIKAIRNTIAELYGKEKADLVRIQYGGSVKPSNASELMAESDIDGALVGGASLVAADFAQIVNY from the coding sequence TTGAGAAGACCAATAATTGCTGGTAATTGGAAAATGCACATGACCCCTTCTGAAGCGGTGAAGTTAGTGCAAGAGTTGATACCTTTAGTAAAAGACGCAAAAGCAGAAGTAGTAGTCATACCTCCTTTTGTCGACTTAACAGAGGTGAGTAAAGTTATCCAAGGCACAAATATCCTCCTTGGGGCTCAAAATATGTTTTGGGAAGAAAAAGGAGCGTATACTGGTGAAATTTCTCCTCTCATGCTTAAAGAAATAGGAGTAAAATATGTTATAATAGGCCATTCTGAAAGAAGGCAGTATTTTGGTGAGACTGATGAAATGGTGAATAAAAAAGTTTTATCAGCTTTGTCCCATGGTTTAAATCCCATCGTTTGTGTAGGAGAATCTCTTTCTCAAAGAGAAGAGGGTAAAACTTATGATGTGGTTTTAAGTCAAACTAAAGAAGCATTAAAAGGCGTTTCTAAAGAGGATATTGCGAATGTCGTAATAGCTTACGAACCCATTTGGGCTATCGGTACTGGCAAAACAGCTACAGCTAAAGACGCCAATGAAGTCATAAAAGCTATAAGAAATACTATAGCTGAGCTGTATGGAAAAGAAAAAGCAGATTTGGTTAGAATACAATATGGAGGAAGTGTTAAGCCAAGTAACGCTTCCGAACTTATGGCAGAAAGCGATATTGACGGTGCTTTAGTAGGGGGAGCAAGCCTTGTAGCAGCAGATTTTGCACAAATTGTCAATTATTAA